TCTTCAGAATCCTATTTAAATATTAATAAAATTCTGGAAGTATGCCACCAATTAGGTGTTGATGCCATTCATCCTGGATATGGATTCTTGTCCGAAAATGCCGGTTTCGCAAGAAAAGTCCGTGAGGCAGGACTGATCTTCATTGGCCCATCTCCCGAATCAATTGAAATTATGGGTAGCAAACTTGCGGCCAAAGATGCGGCCGGACGCTACAACATACCGATGGTTCCGGGAACGGCATCTGCCATTGATGATCGTGAGGAAGCAAAACGGGTTTCTTTGGAAATAGGTTATCCGGTTTTGATCAAGGCAAGTGCAGGAGGCGGAGGAAAAGGTATGCGCGTGGTTGAAAACGAAGCTGAATTTGATGAACAAATGGACCGCGCGGTAAGTGAAGCCATTTCTTCCTTTGGTGATGGTGCCGTGTTCATTGAAAAATACATTACTTCCCCAAAACATATCGAAATACAGGTATTGGGTGATCAGCATGGGAATATTATTCATTTGTTTGAACGCGAATGTTCCATACAGCGCCGCCATCAAAAGGTAATTGAAGAAGCGCCATCAATTTCCATAACTCCTGCTATACGTGAAGAAATGGGGCGTTGTGCAGTTGATGTGGCCAGGTCGTGCGGATACTATGGAGCAGGGACTGTGGAATTTATTATAGATGAAAATAAAAACTTTTATTTTCTGGAAATGAATACCAGGCTTCAGGTTGAGCATCCGGTTACTGAGCTCATAACCGGTGTCGATCTCGTAAAGCAAATGATTTATATCGCCGAAGGAAAGGCGTTGACAATAAAACAGGAAGATTTACAGATAAAAGGACATTCCATTGAAGTGCGAGTCTATGCGGAAGATCCGGCAAATAATTTCCTTCCGGATGTTGGTACGCTGGTCACTTACGTAAGGCCGCAGGGGAATGGTGTACGTGTGGATGATGGTTTTGAGCAGGGAATGGAAATTCCTATTTACTATGATCCAATGTTATCAAAATTGATAACCTACGGACAAAATCGGGAGGAAGCAATAGAAAAAATGACACGGGCAATTGACGAATATCACATTTCGGGTGTCCAGACAACATTATCATTTTGTCGTTTTGTAATGAATCATAATCTTTTCCGCACAGGTAGTTTTGATACCAATTTTGTAAATCTGCATTTCAGTCCTGATAAACTTTTAGCAACACAAAATCAGGATACAAAAGAATTGGCTGCACTTCTAAGTGCTTATTTAAATCAAAATTCTAAATCGAAACAATCTGTAAACGACGAATCAAAACCCTTAGTAAAATCCAAATGGAAGACGCAACGATTAGGTAGAATATAAAAAGTAGAATTTTATTGGGATTCATACAAAAAAATCATTACTTTTGCGCTCTTAATTTTTGATTATATAAAAAATTAAGAATTTTCGGCAATACTTTACTAAAAAATTTAAGTATCAACTGAAAAATTTATTCTTTATATGATAAATGATTATTGACCAGATAAATACAAGTGTAATTGTTAACTCAATACTTGTCATATATAAAAAATAAATATTTCGACCGCCCCTTTTTGTCCCACGACTTATCGACTTTCACCGATTTAACAAGCTATGAAGCTATCCGAATTTAAATTTGATCTCCCTCAAAGCCTGATTGCACTTCATCCTTCCGACCGCGGAGAATCCCGCCTTATGGTAGTAAACCGTGCCACAGGAGAAATAGAACACAAAATGTTTCCTGACCTCATTAATTACTTTAATGATGGAGACGTTATGGCTATTAATGATACCAAAGTTTTTCCAGCTCGTTTATACGGTCAAAAAGAAAAAACAGGAGCTAAAATTGAAGTATTTTTACTACGTGAATTGAACCGTGAAATGCGTCTTTGGGACGTTTTGGTTGATCCTGCACGTAAAATCCGGGTTGGTAATAAATTGTATTTTGGTGACAGTGATCTTGTTGCAGAGGTAATTGACAATACAACTTCACGCGGACGTACAATTCGTTTCTTGTATGACGGAGATAACGATGAGTTTATGAAACTGGTTGATCAGTTGGGTGAAACACCGCTTCCTCCGGAAATCATTTCCCGTCGTAAAGTTGAAAGTGCTGACCGCGAACGTTTCCAGACTATTTTCGCTGAACATATTGGTGCTGTTGCAGCTCCGACTGCCGGATTACACTTTACAAAAGCAATGATGAAACGTCTTGAAATTAAAGGCATTAACTTTGCTCCTGTTACTTTGCACGTTGGTCTTGGTACATTCCGTACTGTGGATGTTGAGGATTTAACAAAACACAAAACAGACTCTGAAAACTATCGCATTACTCAGGCTAGCGCTGATATTGTAAACGCTGCTTTGGATGCTAAAAAACGTGTTTGTGCCGTTGGCACAACTTCTTTAAAAGCAATTGAATCATCGGTATCCGCAAGCGGACATTTGAAACCGGTAGAAGGCTGGACAGATAAATTCGTTTTTCCTCCTTACGATTTCAAAATTACCAATGCAATGTTATCAAACTTCCAGCTTCCTGAATCAATTTTATTGATGTCGGCCTGTGCTTTCGGAGGTTTTGATCTGGTAATGAAAGCTTACGAGCTTGCAATCAAAGAAAAATATAAATTCTTTACATACGGGGATGCAATGCTGATCATCTGATCTTAGCACTAATAAAATTACTTTTGTCATTTATTAACACCTAAGCCCAGCTTTGTGTTGATAAATGACATTTTTTTGAATAGACCAAAGCCTTTTTTGTTATGCAGGAATATGTAATCATTGTAGCTGGTGGTTCGGGTAGCCGGATGAAAAGTGATATACCAAAACAGTTTATTCCTGTCAACGGACTGCCTGTCCTGATGCATACGCTTAAAGCGTTTAGAAATTATTCCGAAGCTTTAAAGATAATCCTGGTTCTACCGGAAGCGCAGTTTACGTATTGGAATCAACTTTGTAATGAGTTTTTATTTGTGGAATCCTACTCGCTTATAGCAGGTGGAGAAACAAGATTTCATTCGGTTAAAAATGGCTTGGATAGCATTCAGGAAAGTGAAGACGCTTTTGTCGCGGTCCATGACGGCGTCCGCCCTGTAATTAGTAAAGAAATTATTTTGGAAAGCTTTCAAAAAGCTGCTCAATTCGGTTCTGCCGTAGCTAGCGTACCGCTTAAAGACTCAATCAGAATTATAGAAAATACCGAAAAGAACACGGCCATGGACCGTTCCTCATTTCGCTTAATCCAAACCCCTCAGACATTCAGAATTGACTGGATGAAAAAAGCATTTAATAATCCATACCAATCACTATTTACAGATT
The nucleotide sequence above comes from Dyadobacter subterraneus. Encoded proteins:
- the accC gene encoding acetyl-CoA carboxylase biotin carboxylase subunit, with product MPEIKKILVANRGEIALRILRTAREMNIKTVAIFSEADRKAPHVRYADEAVCVGPAPSSESYLNINKILEVCHQLGVDAIHPGYGFLSENAGFARKVREAGLIFIGPSPESIEIMGSKLAAKDAAGRYNIPMVPGTASAIDDREEAKRVSLEIGYPVLIKASAGGGGKGMRVVENEAEFDEQMDRAVSEAISSFGDGAVFIEKYITSPKHIEIQVLGDQHGNIIHLFERECSIQRRHQKVIEEAPSISITPAIREEMGRCAVDVARSCGYYGAGTVEFIIDENKNFYFLEMNTRLQVEHPVTELITGVDLVKQMIYIAEGKALTIKQEDLQIKGHSIEVRVYAEDPANNFLPDVGTLVTYVRPQGNGVRVDDGFEQGMEIPIYYDPMLSKLITYGQNREEAIEKMTRAIDEYHISGVQTTLSFCRFVMNHNLFRTGSFDTNFVNLHFSPDKLLATQNQDTKELAALLSAYLNQNSKSKQSVNDESKPLVKSKWKTQRLGRI
- the queA gene encoding tRNA preQ1(34) S-adenosylmethionine ribosyltransferase-isomerase QueA; the protein is MKLSEFKFDLPQSLIALHPSDRGESRLMVVNRATGEIEHKMFPDLINYFNDGDVMAINDTKVFPARLYGQKEKTGAKIEVFLLRELNREMRLWDVLVDPARKIRVGNKLYFGDSDLVAEVIDNTTSRGRTIRFLYDGDNDEFMKLVDQLGETPLPPEIISRRKVESADRERFQTIFAEHIGAVAAPTAGLHFTKAMMKRLEIKGINFAPVTLHVGLGTFRTVDVEDLTKHKTDSENYRITQASADIVNAALDAKKRVCAVGTTSLKAIESSVSASGHLKPVEGWTDKFVFPPYDFKITNAMLSNFQLPESILLMSACAFGGFDLVMKAYELAIKEKYKFFTYGDAMLII
- a CDS encoding 2-C-methyl-D-erythritol 4-phosphate cytidylyltransferase; this encodes MQEYVIIVAGGSGSRMKSDIPKQFIPVNGLPVLMHTLKAFRNYSEALKIILVLPEAQFTYWNQLCNEFLFVESYSLIAGGETRFHSVKNGLDSIQESEDAFVAVHDGVRPVISKEIILESFQKAAQFGSAVASVPLKDSIRIIENTEKNTAMDRSSFRLIQTPQTFRIDWMKKAFNNPYQSLFTDCASVLEFEGYPIFLTEGSYENIKITTPEDLRWAEIYLK